The Thermogemmatispora onikobensis nucleotide sequence GGCAGACGGGCGGGCAGGGTAGACAGGCAAAGCGACCAGCCAGCATGCGCTATAATTTCAGCATAGGAGCAAATTCCACCAATGGAGGTACGCAGGCATGAGCGCTGATTTCGCGCCTGCAGCGACGAAGGCTTATCGCAGTCGTGTGGGGCTGGTAGCTGATTCGCCGCAATTCCCCGGAGCCTGGCAGGAGATTGTCGAGAAGGTCAAGATTGCCGATGAGCTGGGCTTCGACTCTGTCTGGCTGGGCGAGTCCTGGGGCTACGAGCTGTTTACCTCGCTGGCCGACCTGGCTCGTGCGACCAGGCGCATCAAGCTCGGCGCCGGCATTGCTAATATCTACTCACGCACCCCGGCCCTGATCGCCAGCACTGTTGCCACTCTGGATGAGCGTTCTGGGGGGCGCATGATCCTTGGTCTCGGCCCTTCGGGCGCTAATGTCATCGAGCACTGGCACGGCGTGCCGTTCGAAAAGCCCCTGCAGCGCACACGCGAGTACGTTGAGATCATCAGGATGATCTTGCGCCACGAGAAGCTGATCTATCATGGGCAGTTCTTCAAGCTGGAGCGTGGTTTCAAGCTGCGTTTTACGCCGCTGCGCGCGGATGTGCCGATCTACATCGCGGCAATGGGGCCGAAAAACGTGATTCAGACCGGGGAGATCGCCGACGGCGTCTTGCCAGTCTACTGGCCTGGCCATAAGTGGCAGGAGCTGCGTCAGCAGTTGGATGAGGGCGCGCAACGAGCCGGACGTCCCCCCCACAGCGCGCTGATCGCCCCCTATATCACTAGCGCAATCTTGCCTGAGAACGCCGACGAGCAGATGCGCCAGGCCGCTCGCTATCAGGCCGCCGCTCCTCTGGCCTACTATATCGGGAAGATGGGCGTCTACTACGCTGAGATGCTGACCCGCCACGGCTATGGAACCCAGGTGCAGGCGGTCATCGAGGGCTGGAAGCAAGGCATGAAGAGCGCTATCGAGGCCGTTGATCCA carries:
- a CDS encoding LLM class flavin-dependent oxidoreductase; translation: MSADFAPAATKAYRSRVGLVADSPQFPGAWQEIVEKVKIADELGFDSVWLGESWGYELFTSLADLARATRRIKLGAGIANIYSRTPALIASTVATLDERSGGRMILGLGPSGANVIEHWHGVPFEKPLQRTREYVEIIRMILRHEKLIYHGQFFKLERGFKLRFTPLRADVPIYIAAMGPKNVIQTGEIADGVLPVYWPGHKWQELRQQLDEGAQRAGRPPHSALIAPYITSAILPENADEQMRQAARYQAAAPLAYYIGKMGVYYAEMLTRHGYGTQVQAVIEGWKQGMKSAIEAVDPVMLDAVTIVGTPREIVARLDAWAEQGLDQPLLSMPGGSVDEAGQLLSALMEALRS